In a genomic window of Leisingera caerulea DSM 24564:
- a CDS encoding copper-transporting P-type ATPase — protein MNELPNNKSSSVADEDKFVCPMHPHIRSAEAENCPICGMHLVPEAGKETAGHAHHHGHAAFGHGKTALSGGYDKVPIGWEGPVYTCPMHPEVRQTEPGACPLCGMGLEREAGSVAEEGPNPELTDFTRRLWAGAILTVPLLVLTMGPYAGLAGVRDIFGERNTLWIELLLGSPVVWWSGWPFLVRGWNSFRTMNLNMFSLISMGVAAAWLFSVAAVLAPGMFPDGFRDAEGHVGVYFEAAAVIVTLVLLGQVMELRAREGTGRAIRALLDMAPKTARVIRIGGQEEEIPLDEVQVGDRLRVRPGDKVPVDGTVLEGRSSVDESMISGEPVPVEKVEGSSVTGATINGTGSLVIEATRVGADTMLSQIVDMVAKAQKSRAPIQKYADKVAGWFVPAVIAVAVLAFAGWAIWGPAPALSYGLVAAVAVLIIACPCALGLATPMSIMTATGRGAQAGVLIKNAEALERFEKVDTLIVDKTGTLTEGKPRLIAVVPEPGHDEAEVLRLAATLEKGSEHPLAEAIVTGALERGIKLGEATEFDAVTGKGVKGRVDGHAVALGNLRLIADLGLEAAGLASTADARRDQGETVMFVVLNGAVAGLVAVADPVKEATPSALKALHDLGFRIIMATGDNERTARAVAGKLGIDEIRADVLPQDKARIIRELQEQGRSVAMAGDGVNDAPALAQADVGIAMGTGADVAIESAGFTLVKGNLDGIVRARRLARATMRNIRQNLFFALIYNASGVPVAAGVLFPFFGILISPMFAAFAMSASSVSVVLNSLRLRGVKI, from the coding sequence ATGAACGAACTTCCCAACAATAAAAGCTCCAGTGTAGCAGACGAAGACAAATTTGTTTGTCCGATGCACCCGCACATTCGGAGCGCTGAAGCTGAAAACTGCCCGATTTGCGGCATGCACCTTGTCCCAGAAGCTGGCAAGGAAACGGCCGGTCATGCTCACCACCATGGGCACGCAGCTTTCGGGCATGGAAAAACTGCTCTGAGTGGAGGTTATGACAAGGTTCCCATTGGCTGGGAAGGCCCTGTGTATACTTGCCCAATGCACCCGGAAGTTCGGCAAACCGAACCGGGCGCGTGCCCTCTTTGCGGGATGGGGCTGGAGCGAGAAGCAGGTTCTGTTGCGGAGGAGGGGCCAAACCCAGAACTCACCGATTTCACCCGGCGGCTCTGGGCCGGTGCGATACTAACAGTTCCATTGTTGGTTCTTACCATGGGGCCCTATGCCGGCCTGGCAGGTGTCCGGGATATTTTCGGGGAACGTAACACACTCTGGATTGAACTGCTTCTTGGCTCGCCGGTTGTCTGGTGGAGCGGCTGGCCGTTTCTTGTTCGCGGCTGGAACTCGTTCCGCACCATGAACCTCAATATGTTCAGCTTGATCAGCATGGGAGTGGCGGCGGCCTGGCTATTCAGCGTTGCGGCAGTACTTGCACCGGGCATGTTCCCTGACGGCTTCCGTGACGCCGAAGGGCATGTCGGCGTCTATTTTGAGGCTGCGGCAGTGATTGTCACGCTTGTTCTGTTGGGGCAGGTGATGGAATTGCGGGCCCGGGAAGGGACCGGGCGGGCGATCCGTGCCCTGCTGGATATGGCGCCCAAGACCGCACGGGTGATCCGCATCGGTGGACAGGAAGAAGAGATCCCCCTAGATGAGGTGCAGGTGGGAGACCGGCTGAGGGTAAGGCCGGGAGACAAGGTGCCGGTGGACGGCACGGTGTTGGAGGGACGCTCCTCGGTCGACGAAAGCATGATTTCCGGAGAGCCTGTCCCGGTCGAGAAGGTCGAGGGTTCCAGTGTTACAGGTGCGACGATCAATGGCACCGGGTCATTGGTGATTGAAGCCACGAGAGTCGGGGCCGACACGATGTTGTCCCAGATCGTCGATATGGTGGCTAAGGCGCAGAAAAGCCGCGCACCAATCCAGAAGTATGCCGACAAGGTGGCAGGCTGGTTTGTGCCGGCCGTGATTGCTGTTGCGGTTCTGGCTTTTGCCGGATGGGCGATCTGGGGTCCGGCTCCTGCGCTGAGCTATGGCCTGGTCGCGGCGGTCGCCGTATTGATCATCGCCTGTCCCTGCGCGCTTGGCTTGGCGACGCCGATGTCGATCATGACCGCGACCGGCCGGGGTGCGCAGGCCGGTGTGCTCATCAAGAACGCCGAGGCGCTTGAGCGGTTCGAAAAGGTGGACACGCTGATTGTCGACAAGACAGGCACCCTGACCGAGGGCAAGCCGCGGCTGATCGCGGTTGTGCCCGAGCCGGGCCATGACGAAGCAGAAGTGCTCCGGCTGGCGGCGACGTTGGAGAAAGGCTCGGAGCACCCTTTGGCCGAGGCCATCGTGACCGGAGCGCTGGAACGGGGCATCAAACTCGGTGAGGCCACGGAATTTGATGCAGTCACCGGGAAGGGGGTGAAGGGGCGTGTGGACGGCCATGCGGTGGCGCTTGGCAACCTCCGCCTGATAGCGGACCTGGGGCTGGAGGCTGCCGGTCTTGCTTCTACGGCCGATGCCCGTCGGGATCAGGGTGAAACCGTAATGTTCGTGGTACTGAATGGCGCCGTGGCCGGCCTGGTGGCCGTTGCCGATCCGGTGAAGGAAGCGACCCCTTCCGCGCTGAAGGCGCTACATGATCTGGGCTTCCGCATCATCATGGCCACCGGCGACAATGAGCGCACGGCCCGCGCCGTTGCCGGGAAGCTGGGTATCGACGAGATCCGCGCGGATGTGCTGCCGCAGGACAAAGCCCGAATTATCCGCGAGTTGCAGGAACAGGGGCGCAGCGTCGCCATGGCCGGGGACGGCGTGAATGACGCGCCCGCGCTGGCACAGGCGGATGTCGGTATCGCCATGGGCACCGGCGCCGACGTGGCCATCGAAAGTGCGGGTTTCACTCTGGTCAAGGGCAACCTGGATGGCATCGTGCGTGCCCGGCGCCTGGCGCGCGCGACCATGCGCAACATCCGGCAGAACCTGTTCTTTGCGTTGATCTACAATGCCTCCGGGGTGCCGGTCGCGGCGGGAGTACTGTTTCCGTTCTTCGGCATTCTGATCAGTCCGATGTTTGCCGCTTTTGCAATGAGCGCGTCATCTGTTTCCGTGGTGCTCAATTCCCTGCGCCTACGCGGGGTAAAGATATGA
- a CDS encoding APC family permease, translating to MSEESEGHAQAADYRSGSISLTGAVAMGTGVMIGAGIFALTGQIAGLAGSWFPLSFAAGALVTMFSAYSYIAMSNAWPSAGGIAMILTKAYGPGTVAAAASVLMALSMVINESLVARTFATYALRPFGIDGGPLVPLIGVALIIFAYMVNVSGNRSVGRWSIVMSAIKIAGIALFGIAALWASGGEWQSGNGGAETSGLGFAASVALSILAFKGFTTITNSGAEITDPHRNVGRTILISIAICTAVYLLVALAVGASLSTEEIRAAQDYALAEAAGPVLGQVGFYLTVALAMVATASGLIASIFAVSRMLTMLTDMEMIPHSHFGMSGSIRSHMLIYTVFVAGALTVLFDLGRIASLGAFFYLVMDMAVHWGVWRNLRRKIEVRGWILLTALALDAAVLAAFSVIKWQSDPMIVLIALAVIIAVLLAERLFLAREGQRDNTSGVHSQHRQPTE from the coding sequence ATGAGCGAGGAAAGTGAAGGACATGCCCAGGCCGCGGACTACAGGTCCGGCTCGATTTCTCTGACCGGGGCTGTCGCCATGGGCACCGGCGTGATGATCGGGGCCGGTATCTTTGCGTTGACGGGACAGATTGCGGGGTTGGCCGGGTCCTGGTTCCCTCTGTCGTTCGCCGCAGGTGCGCTGGTCACGATGTTCAGCGCCTACAGCTATATTGCGATGTCCAACGCCTGGCCCTCCGCCGGCGGAATCGCGATGATCCTGACCAAGGCATATGGTCCGGGTACGGTGGCGGCTGCGGCCTCGGTTCTCATGGCGCTGTCGATGGTGATCAACGAAAGCCTGGTGGCGCGCACCTTTGCGACTTACGCGCTTCGGCCTTTCGGTATCGATGGCGGACCGTTGGTGCCGTTGATCGGCGTGGCGCTGATCATCTTCGCGTATATGGTCAATGTTTCCGGAAACCGTTCTGTCGGGCGCTGGTCAATCGTGATGTCCGCCATAAAGATCGCAGGGATCGCGTTGTTCGGCATTGCGGCACTCTGGGCCAGCGGCGGTGAATGGCAATCAGGGAACGGCGGTGCAGAAACCAGCGGACTGGGCTTCGCAGCCTCGGTGGCCCTGTCCATCCTGGCGTTCAAGGGTTTCACCACGATAACCAACAGCGGTGCTGAAATCACCGATCCGCACCGCAATGTCGGCAGGACCATCCTGATCTCAATCGCCATTTGTACCGCAGTGTATCTGCTGGTGGCTTTGGCTGTCGGCGCCAGCCTCAGCACAGAGGAGATCCGCGCAGCGCAGGATTACGCCCTTGCCGAGGCCGCGGGCCCGGTGCTCGGGCAGGTTGGATTCTACCTGACCGTGGCACTGGCTATGGTGGCAACTGCGTCGGGGCTGATAGCCAGCATCTTCGCCGTTTCCCGCATGCTCACCATGCTGACCGACATGGAGATGATCCCGCACAGCCATTTCGGCATGTCCGGCTCCATCCGGTCGCACATGCTGATTTATACCGTGTTTGTTGCCGGTGCATTGACCGTGCTGTTTGACCTTGGGCGCATCGCCTCGCTGGGGGCGTTCTTCTATCTGGTCATGGATATGGCAGTGCATTGGGGCGTCTGGCGGAACTTGCGGCGCAAGATCGAAGTGCGCGGCTGGATCCTGCTGACAGCATTGGCTCTCGACGCGGCGGTTCTGGCGGCATTTTCAGTGATCAAGTGGCAGTCGGATCCAATGATTGTGCTGATTGCTCTAGCCGTGATCATCGCGGTGCTGCTGGCTGAGCGGCTGTTTCTTGCCCGGGAAGGGCAACGGGACAACACGTCTGGCGTACACAGCCAGCACCGGCAGCCAACTGAATAG
- a CDS encoding DUF2933 domain-containing protein has protein sequence MGWEYREFVLPLILSPASLLVACLVMHFLMHRGHRGHVGTHSSGRREKEEEGTVGPGDTS, from the coding sequence ATGGGATGGGAATACCGTGAATTCGTATTGCCGCTTATATTGTCGCCGGCCTCACTTTTAGTTGCCTGCCTGGTAATGCATTTCTTGATGCACCGGGGGCACCGTGGCCACGTTGGGACACACAGCTCCGGAAGGCGCGAAAAGGAAGAAGAGGGCACAGTTGGGCCCGGCGATACATCCTAA